The Alicyclobacillus macrosporangiidus CPP55 genome segment TCCGGCAGCGGAATGTCGCGCGCGTCCCCGACGACGAAGGACACGTTGTCGAGGCGGTAGTCCTGCGCATTCAGTTCGGCACGGCGCACCATTTCTGGTGAAATGTCCAACCCCGTAACCCACTGGCAGCGCGGCGACACCTGCATGGCGAACCACCCGGCAGCGCAGCCCACGTCCAGAAGGCGGTGTGAATCGTGTACCCCCATCCAGTGGATAAGGGTCCGCTGCATCGCCCGGTGCCAATCCGTCTGACCCACCATGTCGAAGAAATCGACCGGATCTTGGATCCTCCCCACAGGCTCCCCGTCCCCTTTCACCGACGCATAACGCGCCCCGAGCACACATAGACATGGGGTCGGACGGGTGGACAACCCGCCCGCGCCGTTGCCGGACCGGCGCCGGTCCGCGCCGGGCACAAACCGGCGCCCGCCGTATCACCAACCGGGCGGTCCGAACCCCTGAACTGCGATCGGGAGGGCGGACATGAGTGGTACCGTGACTGCATTCCTGCTGGCGGGCATGGCAAGCCAGCCGCGTCCATCCCATGCGCGTCGCGGCGTCCGTGTTCTGCGCCACCCTGTTGGTCAGCTTCGCGCTGTCGTGGCTTCTGCGCCAGATCCTCGGCGGAACTGCCCATCCCTGGCTGTTGACCCTGTTGTTCGCGACCACCACGCTGGGCGTCATCCTGCCCGTGCTCGACGAGGCGGATCCTCTCCACAGCGAATATGGTCAGGTGTTGCTGTTGTGCGCCCTGCGCCGTGATGGCGCTCGTGGCCCTGTTCTGCGCCATCGCCGACTTCACCGGCGCGGAGCCTATCATCGGCAGTTTTGTTGCCGGCATCCTGGTCTCCGCACTGCCGTTCGCCTTCAAGCGTGAGCGGATAGAATCCTGCCACAACGTCGGCTACGGCTTTCTCGTCCCGGTGTTCTTCATCTCGGTCGGCCTTCGGTTCCAGCCCGCCGTCCTCGGCGAAGGCAACGCCTGGACCTGGCTGCCGGTGCTGTTGGCGATGGCGTTTGCCGTCAAGCTGATCCCAGCCTGGCAGCTGCGCGGCGCCTTCGGGCGCCGCCGGGCCGTCGCCGCGGGATTCCTGTTATCCTCCCGGCTGAGCCTGGTGATTGCCGTCGCGGAGATCGGGGTGCGCGTCGGGGCGCTGCCCTCATCCCTGTCACAGGCCATCGGGTGGGTCGCCGTCGCCACCTGTCTGATGGCGCCGGTGCTGTTTCTGGCGCTGTTGTAGGCGCTCGAGCACGATGTGATAGCCGTCCGCACCATACTGCAGACAGCGTTTCACCCGGCTGATGGTCGCCGTGCTCGCCCCCGTCTCGGCCTCGATCTGGTGATACGTGCAGCCGGTCCGCAGCATCCTGGCCACCTCGAGGCGCTGTGCCAGCGACTTCACCTCGCCCACGGTGCACAGGTCGTCAAAGAACCGGTAGCACTCCTCCACCGTCTCTAAAGACAGCACGGCTTCAAACAGTTGGTCGAGCACGCGGTCGCGCAATTTGTCCAACTGCAACACCGTCACCCTTTTCAAGGTGGTCCATAGCGACATGCTACCACAACACACACGCCGCTACCACCATGGAACGGCTGTGCCGGCGGGATCGATAGAAAGAGAACGCTTACAGCGCGCCCTCTCATTTCATCTCCAACATCAGAAGTTCCGGATGCTCCACCAAGTTCTTGATGTGGTTGAGAAAGCGGACCGCCGTGACGCCGTCGATCACCCGGTGATCGAAGGAGAGGGAAAAGCCGATCATGTCCCGGATCACCACCTCGTCCCCGCGCGCCACGGGCTTGCGCTGGATCTGGTGGATCCCGAGGATCCCCACCTCCGGGTAGTGGATGATGGGCGTCGCGAACAAGCCTCCGCCGATGGGACCCATGTTGGTGATGGTGAACGTGCTGCCGTGAAGGTCCTGCTGGCCCAGCGTGCGCTCGCGAGCGGCTTGGCGCAGGCGGAAGATCTCCTCCCCGATCTCGCGCACCGTCAGCCGATCCGCGTGCCGGATGACGGGCACGTACAGCCCCTCCGGGGTCTCCACCGCGATGCCGATGTGATAATTGGCGATGAGCTCAATCTCCTGGGCCTGTTCGTCGAGCCGCGCGTTCATGTAAGGGACGGCCTTGAGCGCGGACACGGTCGCCTTGACCAAGAACGGCAGATAGCTCAACCGCTGCCCCTCCGGTTCCAGCACACGGTTCCACCGCTGGCGAAGCGCCACCAGCTCCGTGGCCTCGCACTCGTCGAACACGGTCACGTGCGGCGCCGTGAAGGCGGATCGCGTCACGTGCTCGGCCGTCGCCCGGCGAACACCGCGGAACGGGACCCGCGTGGACGCGCGCTCCGTCTGCTCCGCGGTCTGCGGTTTGGCCGCCGGATAATACGGCCGAAGGACGGCGTCGTCGTCCGGGCTGCCCTCCCAGCGCTTGCGCTGGTTCCGCTGCGCGGCCCGTTCGGCGTTGCGGACCATGCGCCACAGGAGCGAATCCGTCGGCGGCTCCACCCACGGCGCGATGGGCACGGGCTCCGGCCCCCGGGCCTCCGAGGGACGCGGCTCTTCCTCGTCCGCCTCTGCCTGCACCTGTCTATCTTCCGCCTCCGGGGGGCGTTCCGCATCCAAGGGGTGCTCCGGCGACGAGAGCGGATCGTCCTTCTCCTCTGCCGCCTCGCCGGCTCCATCCGCCAGATCCACACTGTGCGCCGGCGACGGATACACCGGGCGGCCATCCATCCACAACACGGGGGTCGCCGGTTCCAGCACCGCGAGGACGTCGCCGGTGCGCGCGATCGATCCCGCGGCGGCCACGATGTCCCGGATGCGGCCGGTGATGGGCGCAGGCAGTTCGATCACCGCCTTGTCCGTTTGCACCTCGACAATCGGCTCCATCTCCCGGACATACTCGCCTTCCTCCACCAACCACTTCACCACTTCCGCCTCATGCTCGTCATCTCCGTGGCTCGGGAGCCGAAACTCGACGGTCTGCACCCGTATCCCTCCTTCACGCCGCCCCACTTCGGGCGGCGGCGCACCGGTTGTATGCGCTTTCATTCCGGTTTATTCGCTTACGGCAACTGCAGGAACGCGCAGCGGATCCCATAAGCGGCCTCCCACCAGCCTCTTCACACGGGTTTCGCGCGGAAGGGCTTCACCGCCGCAGGGACTCCACCACCCGAACCATGTGCTCCACTTCCGAGATGCGTACCCGAAGCTCCTGTGCCCGTTTGTCATCCGCACCATCCAACGCCTCCTGCAACGCTTTGAGGCGCCGTTCCAGGCTCCGCCGCACCTGGCGGATGGCGTCTTGATAGCCGATCTCTTCGCCGGTGGCCCCCATTCGTTCACCTCGTGCGTCCAGGATCGGGTCCAGGAAAAAGACATCCAGGATAATGAGATTATACGGGATTCTCGTCCGCCCTGCCAGAACCTGCGGCGTCTTCCGCCACCCAATGGGAAAAGCCCCCCTGGCGGCGGAGTCGCGCCATCCAGTCCCGCCCCCGGTCGCGCCACCACCGGGCCGCCTCCTCGCGTCCGAGCCACGCGCACACCTCTGCCTGCGCCAACGCGGCCACGGCCATGGCCCGCACCCTGTCCCGCTTCCGCCACGCCGCCTCGTGTCCGTGTTCCGGCCGCTTGGCGGCAAGCTCGTCCGCTCGGGAGCTCGCTCGGGCATAGGCGGTGCGTGCCTGGGCGATATCCGGTTGCAAGCGCCACGCTTGCCACAACAGGCGCTCGGCGCCGTCCGCATCTCCCGCCGCCGCGCGGACCCAAGCCTCGTACACGAACCGTTCGAAGGGGTTCAGCAGGCTCGCGCCTCCTGCCAGCGCATCCTCGGCCTGTGGCCGGTTCCCCGCCATCACGGCGGCCCACAACCGCTCCCGCGTGCGATCCCTCTGCCGCCATCCTCCCCACTCTTCCAACCAGGCCGGATCGGTCACCCCCAAGCGCCCGAGCAGCGCCTCGAGTGTCCGGCGGGCAGGCACCACACGCCCCCGCTCCAGTTGGCTGATCAGACTCTGCGTCACCAGGCCGGCGGCCAGCGCGCACTGGGTCAGCCCGCGCGCCCGGCGGAGCCTCGCGAACCGGGTCCAGGGCGGTTCACTGCTGCTCGGGACCATGCCCCGGCTCTCCTCGCGCCGAA includes the following:
- a CDS encoding helix-turn-helix domain-containing protein, encoding MVPSSSEPPWTRFARLRRARGLTQCALAAGLVTQSLISQLERGRVVPARRTLEALLGRLGVTDPAWLEEWGGWRQRDRTRERLWAAVMAGNRPQAEDALAGGASLLNPFERFVYEAWVRAAAGDADGAERLLWQAWRLQPDIAQARTAYARASSRADELAAKRPEHGHEAAWRKRDRVRAMAVAALAQAEVCAWLGREEAARWWRDRGRDWMARLRRQGGFSHWVAEDAAGSGRADENPV
- a CDS encoding YerC/YecD family TrpR-related protein, giving the protein MQLDKLRDRVLDQLFEAVLSLETVEECYRFFDDLCTVGEVKSLAQRLEVARMLRTGCTYHQIEAETGASTATISRVKRCLQYGADGYHIVLERLQQRQKQHRRHQTGGDGDPPDGL
- a CDS encoding dihydrolipoamide acetyltransferase family protein, yielding MQTVEFRLPSHGDDEHEAEVVKWLVEEGEYVREMEPIVEVQTDKAVIELPAPITGRIRDIVAAAGSIARTGDVLAVLEPATPVLWMDGRPVYPSPAHSVDLADGAGEAAEEKDDPLSSPEHPLDAERPPEAEDRQVQAEADEEEPRPSEARGPEPVPIAPWVEPPTDSLLWRMVRNAERAAQRNQRKRWEGSPDDDAVLRPYYPAAKPQTAEQTERASTRVPFRGVRRATAEHVTRSAFTAPHVTVFDECEATELVALRQRWNRVLEPEGQRLSYLPFLVKATVSALKAVPYMNARLDEQAQEIELIANYHIGIAVETPEGLYVPVIRHADRLTVREIGEEIFRLRQAARERTLGQQDLHGSTFTITNMGPIGGGLFATPIIHYPEVGILGIHQIQRKPVARGDEVVIRDMIGFSLSFDHRVIDGVTAVRFLNHIKNLVEHPELLMLEMK
- a CDS encoding cation:proton antiporter, with the translated sequence MALFCAIADFTGAEPIIGSFVAGILVSALPFAFKRERIESCHNVGYGFLVPVFFISVGLRFQPAVLGEGNAWTWLPVLLAMAFAVKLIPAWQLRGAFGRRRAVAAGFLLSSRLSLVIAVAEIGVRVGALPSSLSQAIGWVAVATCLMAPVLFLALL